In the genome of Marinobacter sp. ANT_B65, one region contains:
- a CDS encoding bactofilin family protein, with amino-acid sequence MLGKKKQKPRRPTGNFDTLISSRTTIEGDVHFSGGLHVDGHIRGKVLAEDGSDAVLRVSEVGEITGDISAPHVIINGTVHGDVYASAHLELAEKAAVNGSVYYNLIQMAMGASVNGNLVHQREPSGLLTQDKTPAANSGGARLDDDVSELAEHAGGKSE; translated from the coding sequence ATGCTAGGCAAGAAAAAACAGAAGCCCCGCCGGCCAACTGGGAACTTTGACACTTTGATTTCGTCACGAACGACCATCGAAGGTGATGTGCATTTCTCTGGCGGCTTGCATGTTGATGGCCATATTCGTGGCAAGGTATTAGCCGAGGACGGCAGTGATGCGGTCTTGCGCGTGTCGGAGGTGGGGGAGATTACCGGCGACATTTCTGCGCCTCACGTGATTATCAATGGTACGGTCCATGGCGATGTCTATGCGTCTGCTCATCTGGAGCTGGCGGAGAAGGCCGCTGTCAACGGAAGCGTGTACTACAATCTTATCCAGATGGCCATGGGAGCGTCGGTAAACGGCAATCTTGTCCATCAGCGTGAGCCTTCCGGACTGCTGACGCAGGATAAAACACCAGCCGCCAACTCCGGCGGTGCCAGGCTTGATGATGACGTCAGCGAACTGGCGGAGCATGCTGGTGGAAAATCTGAATAG
- a CDS encoding DUF6776 family protein → MSEQRKPAEEYVVIRHRPGYRLRRSLILLVFTLVAAVVGYAVGVVQGGYRFTSAEESSERLEDKITALEASHSEALQQLVNLERGQLMDEQALKQARKTIVDLETRVSALQSDLTFYKNIMAPSETSKGLQVDRFSLASDRQSGVYSFKLVLTQVGNNKSYISGVVAVNIIGMRDDKKEVIALRDLSQEIQDLGVKFRFRYFQDVEGRLALPDDFEPLEVQVVAQAEGRKSSQAERTFNWDDLTEN, encoded by the coding sequence GTGAGCGAACAGCGTAAACCGGCGGAGGAGTATGTGGTTATCCGCCACCGGCCGGGGTACCGGCTGAGACGGTCGTTGATTCTGTTGGTGTTTACATTAGTGGCTGCAGTGGTTGGTTATGCAGTTGGCGTGGTGCAGGGCGGTTATCGTTTCACCAGTGCTGAAGAATCCAGTGAGCGGCTGGAGGATAAGATCACTGCGCTGGAAGCCAGCCATAGTGAGGCACTACAGCAATTGGTCAATCTCGAACGAGGCCAGTTAATGGATGAACAGGCGCTGAAACAGGCCCGGAAAACCATAGTGGATCTGGAGACCCGTGTCAGCGCCCTGCAATCTGACCTGACTTTCTACAAAAATATTATGGCTCCATCAGAGACAAGCAAGGGATTGCAGGTGGACCGCTTTTCGCTGGCCAGCGATCGCCAGTCCGGCGTTTACAGTTTCAAGTTGGTGCTGACGCAGGTAGGCAATAACAAGAGTTATATTTCGGGCGTCGTGGCCGTTAACATAATTGGCATGCGTGACGACAAGAAGGAAGTTATTGCGCTGCGCGATTTGTCGCAGGAAATTCAGGATCTTGGCGTGAAATTCCGGTTTCGGTACTTTCAGGACGTGGAAGGCAGACTGGCGCTGCCTGATGATTTCGAACCACTTGAAGTACAAGTGGTTGCTCAGGCTGAAGGGCGCAAATCCTCGCAGGCTGAACGCACATTCAACTGGGACGATTTAACGGAGAACTAG
- the argC gene encoding N-acetyl-gamma-glutamyl-phosphate reductase translates to MIKVGIVGGTGYTGVELLRILAVHPEVTVSCITSRSEAGMPVAEMYPNLRGHFDLAFSEPDPSVLAQCDLVFFATPHGVAMRMIPELMASGVRVIDLSADFRLKDLNVWSEWYGMPHESPEWAEKAVYGLPEVVRDEIARAQLVANPGCYPTAVQLGFLPLLEKGLVDPSRLIADAKSGASGGGRQAKIGMLYGEVSESFKAYGASGHRHLPEIRQGLSAAAGTATGVTFVPHLVPMVRGIEATLYAELKNPADFDRLQLLYEERYRDEPFVDVMPFGSHPETRSVRGANLCRMALHRQEQSNIVIISSVIDNLVKGAAGQAVQNMNIMLGLKETQGLDAPALLP, encoded by the coding sequence TTGATTAAAGTAGGTATCGTTGGCGGCACCGGGTATACCGGCGTCGAGCTGCTCAGAATTCTCGCCGTTCACCCTGAAGTTACGGTGAGTTGTATTACCTCCCGGTCAGAGGCAGGGATGCCCGTGGCCGAAATGTACCCGAATCTCCGCGGGCATTTCGACCTGGCATTTTCAGAGCCTGATCCCAGTGTTCTGGCGCAGTGTGACCTGGTGTTTTTTGCGACGCCCCATGGCGTTGCCATGCGTATGATCCCCGAGCTTATGGCATCCGGTGTCCGGGTAATTGACCTCTCTGCAGATTTCCGTCTGAAGGACCTTAATGTGTGGTCCGAATGGTACGGAATGCCACACGAATCCCCCGAATGGGCTGAAAAGGCAGTATACGGATTACCGGAAGTTGTGCGGGATGAGATTGCCAGGGCTCAGTTGGTTGCCAATCCTGGATGTTACCCGACGGCAGTCCAGCTTGGCTTTTTGCCTTTGCTGGAAAAAGGGCTTGTAGATCCGTCCCGGTTGATTGCCGACGCAAAATCCGGTGCCAGTGGCGGTGGCCGGCAGGCCAAGATCGGCATGCTGTACGGTGAGGTCAGCGAAAGCTTCAAGGCCTACGGTGCATCGGGTCATCGCCACTTACCGGAAATCCGGCAGGGCTTGTCTGCCGCCGCCGGCACTGCAACCGGTGTAACCTTTGTACCGCACCTTGTGCCGATGGTTCGGGGCATAGAGGCAACGCTATATGCGGAGTTGAAGAACCCGGCTGATTTTGATCGCCTGCAACTGCTGTACGAAGAACGGTATCGGGATGAGCCGTTTGTTGATGTGATGCCTTTCGGCAGCCATCCGGAAACCCGCAGTGTGCGGGGAGCGAATCTGTGTCGTATGGCGCTGCACCGGCAGGAGCAGAGCAACATTGTTATCATTTCGTCTGTTATAGATAACCTGGTTAAAGGTGCTGCGGGTCAGGCTGTTCAGAATATGAACATAATGCTTGGTCTCAAAGAAACGCAGGGTCTTGACGCGCCTGCATTACTGCCCTGA
- a CDS encoding chloride channel protein — MNKFWHKIGEKLITAFPPRFSGVDSLPQLAILGLLSGLVTGAVILIFRLAIEWPLEHFLPGEGSEAFESLDILTRGLLPLAGALGLGLLLHRLATQDRKVGVAHVMERLNYHQGYITMRSAVIQFILGVTTVVTGQSAGREGPAVHLGAAFSSLMGQWMRLPNNSIRTLVACGCAAAISASFNTPISGVIFAMEVVMMEYTIAGFTPIILAAVSAAIVTQVVYGTEPAFSVPALTMNSLLEIPWILVIAIVIGIAAALFIRLVDSMGRFNDRPIFLRVIIAGVLMVPAAILVPQTMGIGYDTVNETINGELGFWLLLSAGAAKLVITALTVGLGMPSSIIGPTLFMGATLGGAMGLIGAEIIPEHASSVGFYAMLGMGAMMGAVLQAPLAALMALMELTRNPHIILPGMLIITTSTLITSEAFGQKSLFLTVLKSQGLSYQSSPVIQALRRVSVAAIMDKSILRIERHLTTEEARKALKAEPKWLVVEGSNGPTSLLPAVDLARYLEDHGEVAAENDAEQPKSIDLMDIPANRRDIAPVQYQATLEEALQEFETTSAEALYVQRHVAPMIQRIYGVVLKSDIESYYQYRRS, encoded by the coding sequence ATGAATAAATTCTGGCATAAGATTGGCGAAAAACTGATCACGGCATTCCCGCCAAGATTCTCCGGCGTAGATTCATTACCTCAACTGGCCATCCTCGGTCTGCTATCGGGGCTGGTTACCGGTGCAGTCATTCTGATTTTCAGGCTGGCCATCGAGTGGCCCCTGGAACACTTTCTGCCAGGCGAGGGGTCAGAAGCATTTGAGAGTCTGGACATTCTTACCCGGGGGCTGCTCCCCCTGGCGGGGGCTCTTGGCCTCGGTCTGTTACTTCACCGTCTGGCAACTCAGGACCGGAAGGTAGGGGTTGCTCACGTCATGGAGCGCCTGAACTACCACCAGGGTTACATCACTATGAGAAGCGCTGTTATCCAATTCATTTTGGGCGTAACAACCGTCGTCACAGGACAATCCGCAGGCCGTGAAGGGCCGGCCGTGCATTTGGGAGCTGCGTTTTCGAGTTTGATGGGGCAGTGGATGCGGCTACCAAACAACAGCATCCGCACGCTGGTTGCCTGTGGATGCGCTGCAGCCATTTCCGCATCATTCAACACGCCGATTTCCGGAGTTATTTTTGCCATGGAAGTGGTGATGATGGAATATACCATTGCAGGCTTCACCCCCATCATTCTTGCAGCTGTCAGTGCTGCTATCGTAACCCAGGTCGTATACGGCACAGAGCCAGCGTTCAGCGTTCCGGCCCTGACAATGAACTCGCTGCTGGAGATACCCTGGATTCTGGTTATTGCCATCGTTATTGGTATCGCTGCAGCGCTTTTCATCCGCCTGGTCGATTCCATGGGACGCTTCAATGACCGCCCCATTTTCCTCCGCGTGATTATTGCCGGCGTTCTGATGGTTCCTGCCGCGATACTGGTGCCTCAGACCATGGGAATTGGCTACGACACGGTCAATGAAACCATAAACGGCGAGCTCGGCTTCTGGCTGTTACTGAGCGCGGGAGCGGCCAAACTTGTGATCACAGCCCTGACTGTAGGGTTGGGTATGCCAAGCAGCATTATCGGTCCAACACTGTTCATGGGCGCCACCCTTGGTGGAGCCATGGGACTGATAGGCGCCGAGATCATACCCGAGCATGCGTCATCTGTGGGTTTTTACGCCATGCTCGGGATGGGCGCCATGATGGGCGCAGTGCTGCAAGCGCCGCTGGCTGCGCTCATGGCGCTGATGGAGCTGACCCGGAATCCACACATCATTCTCCCGGGCATGCTTATTATCACTACATCCACCCTCATCACGAGCGAGGCATTTGGACAAAAGTCCCTGTTCCTTACGGTTTTGAAAAGCCAGGGTCTGAGCTATCAAAGTTCACCGGTTATTCAGGCCCTGCGCCGGGTATCCGTGGCCGCGATCATGGACAAAAGCATTCTGCGCATCGAAAGGCACCTGACAACCGAGGAGGCCCGGAAGGCCCTGAAAGCGGAGCCTAAGTGGCTGGTGGTAGAGGGCAGCAACGGGCCAACCTCCCTGTTACCCGCAGTCGATCTGGCGCGGTATCTGGAAGACCACGGCGAAGTGGCTGCAGAGAACGATGCTGAACAGCCAAAATCCATTGATCTGATGGATATCCCGGCTAACCGTCGTGATATTGCACCCGTGCAATATCAGGCCACGCTCGAAGAAGCCCTGCAGGAATTCGAAACGACAAGCGCCGAAGCTCTGTATGTACAACGCCATGTGGCGCCAATGATTCAACGGATTTATGGTGTCGTGCTTAAATCCGATATCGAAAGTTATTACCAATATCGACGGAGCTGA
- the hemJ gene encoding protoporphyrinogen oxidase HemJ — protein sequence MLWVKAFHIISLVCWFAGIFYLPRLFVYHAACEDKPGRERFKIMERKLYRGITTPSMIATVIFGIWLLSYNVSGYFSQGWLHVKLVLVALLIVYHFYCGHLVKVFRDDQNTRSHVFYRWFNELPVFILLAVVILAVVKPF from the coding sequence ATGTTGTGGGTTAAAGCCTTTCACATAATATCTCTGGTGTGCTGGTTTGCAGGTATTTTTTACCTGCCCAGACTGTTTGTATACCATGCTGCCTGCGAAGATAAACCCGGACGTGAGCGCTTCAAAATCATGGAAAGGAAGCTCTACCGGGGCATTACCACCCCGTCGATGATTGCCACTGTGATATTTGGTATCTGGCTGCTCAGTTATAACGTATCAGGCTATTTCAGCCAGGGCTGGCTGCATGTAAAACTGGTTCTTGTGGCACTACTGATTGTCTATCACTTTTATTGCGGTCATCTGGTCAAGGTGTTTCGAGACGACCAGAACACCCGTAGCCATGTCTTCTACCGCTGGTTCAATGAACTGCCCGTATTCATTCTGCTGGCCGTTGTTATCCTCGCTGTCGTTAAACCTTTTTAG
- the thiD gene encoding bifunctional hydroxymethylpyrimidine kinase/phosphomethylpyrimidine kinase translates to MKHYTRPQVLVLSGLDPSGGAGIQADIQAITSLGCHPLPVLTCLTVQDTRNVYDAEAVNPELIREQLRCLSEDVPIHAVKTGALGNAAVVDVLAEFLENYPDIPVITDPVIKAAGGGDLADDDLLSAMKKRLFPLAEMITPNGVELALLGENDNPDEAARRLIEEGCTSVLATGGHGTGVRITNTLYTYSPTPMSWNIERIGGEYHGTGCTLAAAIAAGRAQGLSPRAAISQAQNYVHRTILHALEVGRGQPVPDRGILWER, encoded by the coding sequence ATCAAACATTACACTCGCCCTCAGGTACTTGTTCTTTCCGGCCTGGACCCCTCCGGCGGCGCCGGCATTCAGGCCGACATCCAGGCCATCACGTCACTGGGGTGCCACCCATTGCCGGTACTTACCTGCCTGACTGTTCAGGACACCCGCAATGTTTACGATGCCGAGGCCGTCAACCCGGAACTGATTCGTGAACAACTCCGGTGCCTCTCCGAAGATGTCCCCATTCACGCTGTCAAAACCGGGGCCCTTGGCAACGCCGCAGTAGTCGATGTGCTCGCGGAGTTTCTTGAGAATTACCCTGACATCCCGGTTATCACCGATCCGGTAATCAAGGCAGCGGGCGGCGGCGATCTTGCAGATGACGACCTGCTTTCAGCCATGAAAAAGCGACTGTTCCCCCTGGCTGAAATGATAACTCCCAACGGCGTAGAGCTGGCTCTGCTGGGAGAGAATGACAATCCCGATGAGGCTGCACGCAGGCTAATTGAGGAAGGGTGCACATCGGTGCTTGCAACCGGAGGCCACGGAACCGGCGTTCGCATCACCAATACACTTTACACCTATTCTCCAACCCCGATGTCGTGGAACATAGAGCGTATTGGAGGCGAATATCATGGCACCGGCTGTACGCTCGCAGCAGCTATTGCGGCAGGGCGAGCTCAGGGGTTATCCCCCCGTGCCGCAATTTCCCAGGCTCAAAACTACGTGCATCGCACGATCCTGCACGCACTTGAGGTGGGCAGGGGACAGCCAGTTCCAGACCGGGGCATTTTGTGGGAACGATGA
- the thiE gene encoding thiamine phosphate synthase, producing MGTMKPRVPTGLYAITDSGLTPPATLVASVEAAILGGAVMVQYREKLAPMAERLAQARSLQSVCSAAGVPLLINDDATLAKRVGAAGVHLGQSDGSASEARQLLGYDAIIGITCHADPALAKTAMEAGADYLAFGRFFNSSTKPEAPAAPTGILAQAKRFNLPVTAIGGITTENGEQLIRAGADLLAVVGGLFGDSPEAIKQKAQEFQRLFTSHHPLFSTPDNRSSQK from the coding sequence GTGGGAACGATGAAACCCCGCGTGCCGACAGGGCTTTACGCAATTACCGATAGCGGACTTACACCTCCTGCAACACTGGTTGCGTCCGTGGAAGCGGCGATTCTGGGTGGCGCAGTGATGGTACAATACCGTGAAAAGCTCGCCCCGATGGCGGAGCGCCTGGCCCAGGCCAGAAGCCTGCAATCAGTATGCTCTGCAGCTGGAGTACCATTACTTATTAATGATGACGCCACCCTCGCCAAACGGGTAGGTGCTGCAGGGGTTCACCTTGGCCAGTCAGATGGCTCTGCCTCTGAGGCCCGCCAACTGCTCGGCTATGACGCCATCATCGGCATTACCTGCCATGCAGACCCTGCACTTGCAAAGACCGCCATGGAGGCCGGAGCAGACTACCTGGCCTTTGGCCGTTTTTTTAACTCATCAACCAAGCCCGAAGCCCCTGCAGCTCCTACCGGCATACTGGCTCAAGCAAAGCGCTTCAACCTGCCAGTTACTGCTATTGGCGGTATCACCACAGAAAACGGTGAGCAGCTGATCCGGGCTGGCGCCGACCTGTTGGCCGTTGTCGGCGGGCTTTTTGGGGATAGCCCCGAAGCCATCAAGCAAAAGGCACAGGAATTTCAAAGGCTGTTTACCAGCCACCACCCTCTCTTTTCGACCCCCGATAACAGGAGCTCTCAAAAATGA